A region of Aminivibrio sp. DNA encodes the following proteins:
- a CDS encoding PLP-dependent aminotransferase family protein, with protein sequence NQTHGISVTADEILITNGAQHALDLVLRMTAVPGRTVAVESPTYGDILPLLRHYGLNIAEIPLKGDGMDLDALENTCRKGPLHLVYTMPNFQNPTGITTDQPHRERLLDICSRFGVPLLEDAFEEEMKYSGRVVLPVKSMDTGHRVIYCGTFSKVLFPGARVGWLAAHPECIRRLAVLRRYGELSPPVLLQAALARFCSEGHYERHISRMHRVYRKRMQTALAALNRAVSPEWAAWTRPDGGYLIWLSMAPSPPADWEKILASEKVSAALGNIFYSSEPAGVHFRLSISSLDEEEIEEGIRRLGRAFGKVYERKG encoded by the coding sequence AACCAAACCCACGGCATTTCTGTGACGGCGGACGAGATCCTCATCACCAACGGCGCCCAGCACGCCCTCGACCTCGTCCTCCGGATGACGGCGGTCCCCGGCAGAACGGTGGCCGTCGAATCCCCCACCTACGGCGACATCCTCCCCCTTCTCCGCCACTACGGCCTGAACATTGCCGAAATCCCTCTGAAGGGGGACGGCATGGACCTGGACGCCCTGGAAAACACCTGCCGGAAGGGTCCCCTCCACCTGGTCTACACCATGCCGAACTTCCAGAACCCCACGGGGATCACCACGGACCAGCCCCACCGGGAGCGGCTGCTGGACATCTGTTCGCGCTTCGGGGTGCCCCTCCTGGAGGACGCCTTCGAGGAGGAAATGAAATACTCGGGCAGGGTGGTGCTTCCCGTCAAGTCCATGGACACCGGGCACCGGGTGATCTACTGCGGCACCTTTTCAAAGGTGCTCTTCCCCGGGGCCCGCGTCGGATGGCTGGCGGCCCACCCGGAATGCATCCGGCGCCTGGCCGTGCTCCGCCGGTACGGAGAGCTGTCGCCCCCGGTGCTGCTCCAGGCCGCCCTGGCCCGTTTCTGCTCCGAAGGGCATTACGAACGGCACATCTCAAGGATGCACCGGGTCTACAGAAAACGGATGCAGACCGCCCTGGCCGCGCTGAATCGCGCTGTCTCCCCGGAATGGGCAGCCTGGACCCGGCCGGACGGAGGATACCTCATCTGGCTTTCCATGGCTCCCTCCCCGCCGGCGGACTGGGAGAAAATCCTGGCCTCGGAAAAGGTCAGCGCCGCACTGGGAAACATCTTCTATTCCTCGGAACCGGCAGGGGTACATTTCCGCCTCTCCATCTCGTCCCTGGACGAGGAAGAAATCGAAGAAGGCATCCGCAGGCTCGGAAGGGCCTTCGGGAAGGTGTACGAAAGGAAGGGATGA
- a CDS encoding aspartate aminotransferase family protein, which translates to MKLWNTNPLHGIRLTGGRGSTVFDDRGTSYTDMWSGTWCNVLGYGHPRLARALRDQAGGLLQAGASFGTPEMDDALRQLASILPPELDRAVFLNSGSEAVELALKMAMAATGRQKIIAAEKGYYGGTVFALSISEPGRTATWLPKPGQVVRLPAPHCARCPSSPDCGGGNFPCLAALKETPPEEGAAALIWEPVLGGGILVPPPGYGARLRELATARGALFISEEVTTGMGRTGLWFGFSHENLVPDILVIGKALGGGLPVSAVVTTKEVEERAVSVLGRHVQSHQNTPLSGRIAAEVISTLRDEGLVERSEEMGAMLLSGLSELQARFPCIREVRGKGLMVGAELTPETAGRGPDMSKRLLEKGYIQDFHQLTSTFRLFPPFVITRDEMQGFLAAFGEVLGEME; encoded by the coding sequence ATGAAGCTCTGGAACACGAACCCCCTGCACGGCATCCGCCTGACGGGAGGCAGGGGAAGCACGGTCTTCGACGATCGGGGCACAAGCTACACCGACATGTGGTCGGGCACATGGTGCAATGTCCTCGGGTACGGCCATCCACGGCTGGCCCGGGCCCTCCGGGACCAGGCAGGGGGACTTCTGCAGGCGGGGGCATCCTTCGGGACTCCCGAGATGGACGACGCCCTCCGGCAGCTCGCAAGCATTCTGCCGCCGGAACTGGACCGGGCCGTTTTCCTCAACTCCGGCAGCGAAGCGGTGGAACTGGCCCTCAAGATGGCAATGGCCGCCACGGGACGGCAGAAAATCATCGCCGCGGAAAAGGGGTACTACGGAGGCACGGTCTTCGCCCTCTCCATCTCCGAACCGGGCCGGACGGCAACCTGGCTTCCGAAACCCGGCCAGGTCGTCCGCCTGCCTGCGCCCCACTGCGCCCGGTGCCCTTCCTCACCCGACTGCGGCGGAGGAAATTTTCCCTGCCTGGCTGCCCTGAAGGAAACGCCCCCGGAAGAAGGGGCAGCGGCGCTGATCTGGGAGCCCGTCCTCGGGGGAGGCATCCTCGTGCCGCCTCCCGGCTACGGAGCCCGCCTCCGGGAACTGGCGACCGCCCGGGGAGCCCTCTTCATCTCCGAGGAAGTCACCACGGGCATGGGGCGGACAGGACTGTGGTTCGGCTTCTCGCATGAAAACCTGGTACCGGACATCCTGGTTATCGGCAAGGCTCTCGGCGGCGGCCTGCCCGTCTCGGCGGTGGTCACCACGAAAGAGGTGGAAGAGCGGGCGGTTTCCGTTCTGGGACGCCACGTCCAGTCGCACCAGAACACGCCCCTTTCAGGACGAATCGCCGCGGAGGTCATCAGCACCCTGCGGGACGAAGGCCTCGTGGAACGGTCGGAGGAAATGGGGGCAATGCTGCTCTCGGGGCTCAGCGAACTCCAGGCCCGCTTCCCCTGCATCCGGGAGGTGCGGGGCAAGGGACTCATGGTCGGCGCGGAGCTCACCCCGGAAACTGCCGGAAGGGGGCCGGACATGTCCAAACGACTGCTGGAAAAGGGCTATATCCAGGACTTCCACCAGCTGACGTCCACCTTCCGCCTCTTTCCACCCTTCGTCATCACAAGGGACGAAATGCAGGGCTTCCTGGCGGCATTCGGGGAGGTGCTCGGTGAAATGGAGTGA
- a CDS encoding ketopantoate reductase family protein — translation MKIAVFGIGGVGGIVGGALAKSHAETWFFARGENLEAIRAKGLRVESSVLGDFVARPKRASDRAEEFGIMDAVFVCCKGYSLKEACGAIFPVVGPETAVIPLLNGVIVSDIMEPLLPPCILADGTIRVFSRLEKPGHIIQSMEMCSIAFGMKDGSRPARLDELASVLNTAGIRTAVSENIMVDSWSKYALMCGNSVMFCYYDGPAGTVREDPQHESVLRAVTGELVAVAAAKGVTLPADTADKAAAFFSKMEPDAMSSLYRDLSSGKPVNQTELDHIIGRMVEMGRQTGVPTPYHTIAYERFASQKD, via the coding sequence ATGAAAATCGCAGTGTTCGGAATCGGAGGTGTCGGGGGTATCGTAGGGGGCGCACTGGCCAAAAGCCATGCCGAAACCTGGTTCTTCGCCCGGGGGGAAAACCTGGAGGCAATCCGTGCGAAGGGGCTGAGGGTCGAATCCTCGGTGCTTGGTGATTTTGTGGCCAGGCCGAAACGTGCTTCCGACAGGGCTGAAGAGTTCGGCATAATGGACGCCGTTTTTGTTTGCTGCAAGGGATACAGCCTGAAAGAGGCCTGCGGGGCGATCTTCCCCGTGGTGGGCCCCGAAACGGCGGTGATCCCGCTGCTCAACGGAGTCATCGTCTCCGACATCATGGAGCCGCTGCTGCCCCCCTGCATCCTTGCCGACGGGACGATCCGCGTGTTCAGCCGCCTGGAGAAACCGGGGCACATCATCCAAAGCATGGAAATGTGCAGTATCGCCTTCGGCATGAAGGACGGCAGCAGACCGGCACGGCTGGATGAACTCGCCTCTGTGCTCAACACCGCGGGCATCAGGACGGCGGTATCGGAAAACATCATGGTGGACAGCTGGTCCAAGTATGCCCTGATGTGCGGCAACAGCGTAATGTTTTGTTATTACGACGGTCCCGCCGGCACGGTGCGCGAGGATCCGCAGCATGAAAGCGTGCTTCGGGCCGTAACGGGCGAACTGGTCGCGGTGGCGGCCGCAAAGGGAGTTACGCTGCCGGCGGATACGGCGGACAAAGCGGCGGCTTTTTTTTCAAAGATGGAGCCGGACGCCATGTCCTCTCTCTACCGGGACCTCAGCAGCGGCAAACCGGTGAACCAGACCGAACTCGACCATATCATCGGAAGAATGGTGGAGATGGGACGGCAGACCGGCGTGCCCACCCCGTACCACACGATTGCCTACGAACGGTTTGCCTCACAGAAGGATTAA